A part of Halictus rubicundus isolate RS-2024b chromosome 4, iyHalRubi1_principal, whole genome shotgun sequence genomic DNA contains:
- the LOC143353814 gene encoding 52 kDa repressor of the inhibitor of the protein kinase-like, translating into MWVCCLLWGVKFAWICLQGDSKGKGDGSGGLKHSLKKIDSFFPKKPRLEIAYSKNSPTTTTDENNCIADASASTATLPTLTIDEEKTCSPVTNDIQPTICTSTSDSDQIKTSLSQPKFASDIACYIGENINDSTKAMLLEKHWQPPPNYTFPHCVVNKKGKQTKKYAQKSHLDKFHWLVLSHKDQGLYCKYCALFVVAPGGGVQTKTPLCRLVKEPLKAFGNLLGENGLLLTHQRNKYHELAVQAGKNFLLSFHKPEINIMNQVNSQRLKQINENRERLRPIVKTIIFCGHQNISLRGHRDDGKLLNYDSVVADEGNFRALLKFRIDSGDIALQQHLESSKSNATYISKTVQNELIDVCAEIIQENILQNVREAKYFSILFDETTDISHISQLSLSFRYLHDGVIKEHFVTFCDTYDVLRREDNNSGDIEPRLTGVALAKIVENLCTKFNLDLSWCVGIGTDSCSVMASDTKGAVQELMKIAIHAKRCPCNNHVLNNSLARSSKVVSCRNTSGTMRKVVAFANASAKRHEIFKIELGAAMQGICETRWVERHDGHLQFQGDNLVKICSALEKISAWQDNKTANDAHCLLQTLRSSDFIISSICLSDVLGTTVSLSRILQSNSIDLKKATDAINDTLSVLQNKRENVDVIYRQLFEEAKEVAEQLDVEIKCPRIVSKQIHRANNQPAQSAEEYFRRAIYIPLLDSIISDLQDRLSPDVLNLFQLSVFMPKSECSNEDIETVKQLATDYTLLLDNTPFSVIVNEYRLWMVKWQAWQRSQDIPQSISDLILNCDIDMYPNIRKFLCIMATLPVSVATAERSFSTLRRIKSWLRSSMVEDRLTGLALLHIHKNVPIDVNDVITRFGRRRKRKIDFVI; encoded by the exons ATGTGGG TCTGTTGTCTGTTGTGGGGTGTGAAATTTGCATGGATTTGCTTGCAGGGTGATTCTAAGGGAAAAGGAGATGGTAGTGGTGGATTGaaacattcattaaaaaaaatagattcattTTTCCCAAAGAAACCAAGGCTTGAGATTGCTTACTCGAaaaattcacctacaacaactacagatgaaaataattgtattgcCGATGCTTCTGCTTCTACAGCTACATTGCCTACATTAACCATAGATGAAGAAAAAACATGCTCTCCTGTTACTAACGATATTCAGCCTACAATATGTACATCGACTTCTGATTCTGATCAGATAAAGACTTCACTTTCTCAACCAAAGTTTGCTTCAGATATTGCTTGTTATATAGgggaaaatataaatgattcaACTAAAGCTATGTTGCTTGAAAAGCATTGGCAGCCTCCCCCTAATTATACTTTTCCGCATtgtgttgttaataaaaaaggaaaacaaacaaaaaaatatgctcAGAAGTCTCACCTTGACAAGTTTCACTGGCTTGTTTTGTCGCATAAAGACCAGGGTCTTTACTGCAAGTACTGTGCTTTGTTTGTCGTAGCTCCTGGAGGTGGTGTACAGACAAAAACACCTTTATGTCGACTCGTAAAAGAACCATTAAAAGCTTTCGGTAATTTGCTAGGTGAAAATGGTCTTCTGCTAACACACCAGCGAAACAAATACCACGAATTAGCTGTCCAAGCAGGGAAGAACTTTTTATTGAGTTTTCATAAACCGGAAATTAACATAATGAACCAAGTAAATAGTCAAAGactgaaacaaataaatgaaaatagagaACGTTTGCGACCAATCGTAAAAACTATAATATTTTGTGGCCATCAAAATATATCGTTACGTGGCCATCGCGACGATGGTAAATTGCTGAACTATGACAGCGTAGTAGCCGATGAAGGGAATTTTAGAGCCCTTTTAAAATTCCGTATTGATTCTGGCGATATTGCATTGCAGCAACATTTAGAATCTTCAAAATCCAACGCCACGTACATCAGCAAGACTGTACAAAATGAGTTGATAGATGTTTGCGCAGAAATCATCCAGGAAAACATTTTACAGAATGTGCGGGaagctaaatatttttcaattttgttcgatGAAACAACAGATATATCACATATCTCACAGCTGAGCCTATCATTCCGATATTTGCATGATGGCGTTATTAAGGAACATTTTGTGACTTTTTGTGATACCTACGATGTTCTTAGACGTGAAGACAACAATTCAGGTGACATAGAGCCTCGATTGACAGGTGTAGCTTTGgcgaaaatcgttgaaaatctgtgtACCAAATTTAACTTAGATTTATCTTGGTGTGTGGGTATTGGAACTGACAGCTGCTCGGTTATGGCATCAGATACAAAAGGTGCAGTGCAAGAATTGATGAAAATAGCCATTCATGCTAAACGTTGCCCGTGCAACAACCATGTGCTCAATAACTCATTGGCAAGATCATCCAAAGTAGTTTCCTGTCGCAATACATCTGGCACAATGAGAAAAGTTGTGGCATTTGCCAATGCATCCGCTAAGaggcatgaaatttttaaaatagaactcGGAGCTGCCATGCAAGGTATTTGTGAGACACGTTGGGTAGAGAGGCATGATGGGCATCTTCAATTTCAAGGAGACAACTTAGTCAAAATTTGTAGCGCTTTGGAGAAGATTTCTGCTTGGCAAGACAATAAAACTGCCAATGATGCGCATTGCTTGCTGCAAACATTGCGCAGTTCtgactttattatatcctccatctgtTTAAGTGATGTATTAG gtACTACTGTATCTTTAAGCAGAATACTGCAATCGAActcaattgatttaaaaaaagctaCGGACGCTATTAATGATACTTTAagtgttttacaaaataaaagagaaaatgtgGACGTAATCTACCGACAGCTTTTTGAAGAGGCTAAAGAAGTAGCTGAGCAGCTAGATGTAGAAATTAAATGCCCCAGAATAGTATCAAAACAAATACATAGGGCCAATAACCAACCTGCTCAATCTGCTGAAGAGTATTTCCGCAGAGCTATATACATCCCTCTTCTAGATTCAATAATAAGTGATCTCCAGGACCGCCTGTCTCCTGATGTACTTAATTTGTTTCAGCTAAGCGTTTTCATGCCAAAAAGCGAATGTAGTAATGAAGACATTGAAACTGTGAAACAACTAGCTACCGACTATACATTATTACTAGATAACACTCCATTTTCTGTCATTGTAAATGAATATCGGCTGTGGATGGTGAAGTGGCAGGCGTGGCAGCGGAGCCAGGACATACCGCAGTCGATTTCTGAtcttattttaaattgtgaCATCGATATGTATcctaatataagaaaatttttatgtattatggCTACACTACCTGTCAGTGTAGCGACAGCAGAAAGGTCTTTCTCTACGTTGCGCAGAATTAAATCGTGGCTAAGATCTTCAATGGTTGAAGATCGCCTAACCGGACTGGCACTTCTCCACATTCATAAAAACGTACCCATTGACGTAAATGACGTAATAACGCGTTTCGGGAGAAgacgtaaaagaaaaattgattttgttatttaa